Proteins encoded within one genomic window of Catenulispora sp. MAP5-51:
- a CDS encoding slipin family protein, whose amino-acid sequence MITALVSALIAAAAAGAAAFGASLRTVKQYERGIVFRFGRVLDNVRQPGLTRIIPGVDRLRTVNMQVVTMPVPAQEGITRDNVTVRVDAVVYFRVVDPARALIYVQDYKYAVSLVAQTSLRSIIGKSLLDDLLSNREPLNQGMELMLETPATGWGVEIDRVEIKDVALPESMKRSMARQAEADRERRARIITADGEYQASSKLSDAARIMAETPAALQLRLLQTIVEVAAEKNSTLVLPFPVELLRFLESAGGAAPAQAVKAAQKAVDALTSDQPEPVETGSESIAIEGGESEDAAPAEQTPTADPATDMEPPADAIARPLTEPLVEAPHWKDVPDS is encoded by the coding sequence ATGATCACTGCGCTCGTGAGTGCCCTCATCGCCGCCGCGGCGGCGGGAGCGGCAGCCTTCGGTGCCTCGCTGCGCACCGTGAAACAGTACGAGCGGGGCATCGTCTTCCGCTTCGGCCGGGTCCTGGACAACGTCCGGCAGCCGGGCCTGACCCGGATCATCCCCGGCGTGGACCGGCTGCGCACGGTCAACATGCAGGTCGTGACCATGCCGGTGCCGGCCCAGGAGGGCATCACCCGGGACAACGTCACGGTGCGGGTGGACGCGGTCGTCTACTTCCGGGTCGTCGACCCGGCCCGCGCGCTCATCTACGTGCAGGACTACAAGTACGCCGTGTCGCTGGTCGCCCAGACCTCGCTGCGCTCGATCATCGGCAAGAGCCTGCTCGACGACCTGCTGTCCAACCGCGAGCCGCTGAACCAGGGCATGGAGCTGATGCTCGAGACCCCGGCGACCGGCTGGGGCGTGGAGATCGACCGGGTCGAGATCAAGGACGTGGCGCTGCCGGAGTCGATGAAGCGCTCGATGGCCCGCCAGGCCGAGGCCGACCGCGAACGCCGGGCCCGCATCATCACCGCCGACGGTGAGTACCAGGCCTCCAGCAAGCTCTCCGACGCCGCCCGGATCATGGCCGAGACCCCGGCGGCCCTGCAACTGCGGCTGCTGCAGACGATCGTCGAGGTCGCCGCGGAGAAGAACTCGACGCTGGTCCTGCCGTTCCCGGTCGAGCTGCTGCGCTTCCTGGAAAGCGCCGGCGGCGCGGCTCCCGCCCAGGCGGTGAAGGCCGCCCAGAAGGCGGTCGACGCGCTGACCTCGGACCAGCCCGAGCCGGTGGAGACCGGGTCGGAGTCGATCGCGATCGAGGGCGGAGAGTCCGAAGACGCCGCCCCCGCTGAGCAGACTCCCACCGCGGATCCGGCTACCGACATGGAGCCCCCGGCCGACGCCATCGCCAGGCCGTTGACCGAGCCGCTGGTCGAGGCACCGCACTGGAAGGATGTGCCGGACTCTTAA
- a CDS encoding endonuclease V yields MLITHEKWPRTAEDAEAEQERLAGRVDVSAPLAPFRYVAGLDVAYAIDSSRVAGAVVVLDADTLAVEDMATAVMDVEFPYVSGLLAFREMPALITALGRLSVEPDVLVCDGYGIAHPRRFGLACHLGVLAGKPALGVAKTAFVGRAAEPGIQRGEAADLVHGGEVVGAVLRTQLSTKPVYVSPGHLITVGDATRLALRLATKFRLPETTRLADQLSRRALAGA; encoded by the coding sequence GTGCTGATCACGCATGAGAAGTGGCCGCGGACGGCGGAGGACGCCGAGGCGGAGCAGGAACGGCTGGCCGGGCGCGTGGACGTGTCCGCGCCGCTGGCGCCGTTCCGGTACGTCGCGGGGCTGGACGTGGCCTATGCGATCGACTCCTCGCGGGTCGCGGGGGCGGTCGTGGTGCTCGACGCCGACACCCTCGCGGTCGAGGACATGGCCACGGCCGTGATGGACGTCGAGTTCCCGTACGTGTCCGGGCTCCTGGCGTTCCGGGAGATGCCGGCGCTGATCACCGCGTTGGGGCGGCTGTCGGTCGAACCGGATGTGCTGGTCTGCGACGGGTACGGGATCGCGCACCCGCGGCGCTTCGGGCTCGCGTGCCACCTCGGGGTGCTGGCCGGGAAGCCGGCGCTGGGGGTGGCGAAGACGGCGTTCGTCGGGCGGGCCGCCGAGCCGGGGATCCAGCGCGGCGAGGCCGCGGACCTGGTGCACGGCGGGGAGGTGGTCGGGGCGGTGCTGCGCACGCAGCTCTCGACGAAGCCGGTGTACGTCTCGCCCGGGCACCTGATCACGGTGGGCGACGCCACGCGGCTGGCGCTGCGGCTGGCGACCAAATTCCGGCTGCCGGAGACGACACGGCTGGCTGACCAGCTGTCGCGGCGGGCCCTGGCCGGGGCCTAG
- a CDS encoding acyl-CoA dehydrogenase family protein, whose product MSFVEPEERVALRQAVRDLAKRYGPDYVRKQAKAGLKSTELWDEVGRAGYLGVNLPAEYGGGGGGMADLAAVGEELARAGCPLLLIVVSPAICGTIISRFGTEEQKRKWLPGISDGSFKMAFGITEQDAGSNSHKITTTVRRDGDEWILSGQKVFISGVDESDAVLVVSRTKDAATGDLKPALMVVPTDAPGFTKTMIEMEIAGPEKQFQLFFDDVRLPADALIGDEDAGLLQLFAGLNPERIMAAAFAIGTAKYALDKAADYAKTRTVWRDRPIGTHQGVAHPLAQAAIHVELAKVMTQKAAWLYDSGDDLSAGEAANMAKFAAADAAVEAVDQAIQTHGGNGLATEYGLAPLLAATRVTRIAPVSREMILNFVAQHTLGLPKSY is encoded by the coding sequence ATGAGCTTCGTGGAGCCCGAGGAGCGCGTGGCGCTCCGCCAGGCGGTGCGCGACCTGGCCAAGCGGTACGGACCGGACTACGTGCGCAAGCAGGCCAAGGCCGGCTTGAAGTCGACCGAGCTGTGGGACGAGGTGGGCCGGGCCGGCTATCTCGGGGTGAACCTGCCGGCCGAGTACGGCGGCGGAGGCGGCGGCATGGCCGACCTGGCGGCGGTCGGCGAGGAACTGGCCCGGGCCGGCTGCCCGCTGCTGCTGATCGTGGTGTCCCCGGCCATCTGCGGCACCATCATCAGCCGCTTCGGGACCGAGGAGCAGAAGCGCAAGTGGCTGCCCGGGATCTCCGACGGCTCGTTCAAGATGGCCTTCGGCATCACCGAGCAGGACGCCGGCTCCAACTCGCACAAGATCACCACCACGGTGCGCCGCGACGGCGACGAGTGGATCCTGTCCGGACAGAAGGTCTTCATCTCCGGCGTCGACGAATCCGACGCGGTCCTGGTGGTGTCCCGCACCAAGGACGCCGCCACCGGCGACCTGAAGCCGGCCCTCATGGTGGTCCCCACCGACGCCCCGGGCTTCACCAAGACCATGATCGAGATGGAGATCGCCGGCCCGGAGAAGCAGTTCCAGCTCTTCTTCGACGACGTCCGCCTGCCCGCCGACGCCCTGATCGGCGACGAGGACGCAGGCCTGCTCCAGCTGTTCGCGGGCCTGAACCCGGAGCGCATCATGGCCGCGGCCTTCGCGATCGGCACCGCCAAGTACGCCCTGGACAAGGCCGCCGACTACGCGAAGACCCGCACAGTCTGGCGCGACCGCCCCATCGGCACCCACCAGGGCGTGGCGCACCCGCTGGCCCAGGCCGCGATCCACGTCGAACTGGCCAAGGTGATGACGCAGAAGGCCGCCTGGCTCTACGACAGCGGCGACGACTTGAGCGCCGGCGAGGCCGCGAACATGGCGAAGTTCGCCGCGGCCGACGCCGCGGTGGAGGCCGTCGACCAGGCCATCCAGACCCACGGCGGCAACGGCCTGGCCACCGAGTACGGCCTCGCGCCCCTGCTCGCGGCGACCCGGGTGACACGGATCGCGCCGGTCAGCCGGGAGATGATCCTGAACTTCGTCGCGCAGCACACGCTGGGACTGCCGAAGTCGTACTAA
- a CDS encoding MarR family winged helix-turn-helix transcriptional regulator codes for MAELLTSRLGYLLKHAQLNFSQSGARALEPLNITGRQLAVLVVLDAAEPLSQLDAAKELGVDRTTMVALVDELEDKGLVERRRSPDDRRKNIVELTAHGKSTLAEGERRHQETEKAFLAGLTPIEAELFVRILKQLAADAEAPDGRPEEGK; via the coding sequence ATGGCCGAACTGCTCACCTCCCGACTCGGCTACCTGCTGAAGCACGCGCAGCTGAACTTCTCGCAGTCCGGGGCCCGCGCCCTGGAGCCGCTGAACATCACCGGCCGCCAGCTCGCCGTGCTGGTCGTCCTCGACGCCGCGGAGCCGCTGTCGCAGCTCGACGCGGCCAAGGAGCTCGGCGTCGACCGCACCACGATGGTCGCGCTGGTCGACGAGCTCGAGGACAAGGGTCTGGTGGAGCGCCGCCGCAGCCCCGATGACCGCCGCAAGAACATCGTCGAGCTCACCGCGCACGGCAAGTCCACGCTCGCCGAGGGCGAGCGCCGCCATCAGGAGACGGAGAAGGCGTTCCTGGCCGGCCTCACGCCGATCGAGGCCGAGCTGTTCGTGCGCATCCTGAAGCAGCTGGCCGCCGACGCCGAAGCGCCGGACGGCCGGCCCGAAGAAGGAAAGTAG
- the thrS gene encoding threonine--tRNA ligase: MSDFAVTIADGPSRDERTVTVGTTLADLFGGDRSVVAARLTDAAGTRLVDLATLAKADDLVEPVPADSEDGRAIIRHSTAHVLAQAVQQAFPEAKLGIGPPIRNGFYYDFDVERPFTPEDLKALESRMQAIIKQGQLFSRRPVADEDARKELADEPYKLELIGLKGKASSDDAGEGVDVEVGAGELTIYDNLDAKTGDLCWKDLCRGPHVPTTRFIPAFKLMRSAAAYWRGSEKNPQLQRIYGTAWESRDALKAHLEFLAEAEKRDHRKIGAELDLFSFPDELGSGLPVFHPKGGTIRRVMEDYSRKRHEEAGYEFVNTPHITKGNLYEISGHLDWYKDGMFPPMVLDEGHGKQEYYLKPMNCPMHNLIYRARGKSYRDLPLRLFEFGTVYRYEKSGVVHGLTRVRGLTQDDAHIYCTREQMRDELVSLLRFVLDLLRDYGLNDFYLELSTKDPVKYVGSDEEWELATDTLREVAEGEDLELVMDPGGAAFYGPKISVQARDAIGRTWQMSTIQLDFQLPQRFDLEYQAADGSRQRPIMIHRALFGSIERFFGVLTEHYAGAFPAWLAPVQVVGIPITDTHVPYLELVAAKLRAEGIRVEIDASDDRMQKKIRNAQKQKIPYMLLAGDDDVAKAAVSFRYRSGEQNNGVPVDEAVAEIVKAVRERV; this comes from the coding sequence GTGTCCGACTTCGCAGTGACGATCGCCGACGGCCCCAGCCGGGACGAGCGGACGGTCACGGTCGGCACGACGCTGGCGGACCTGTTCGGGGGAGACCGCTCGGTTGTCGCCGCCCGCCTGACCGACGCGGCCGGGACCCGCCTGGTCGACCTCGCCACCCTGGCCAAGGCCGATGACCTGGTCGAGCCGGTCCCCGCCGACTCCGAGGACGGCCGGGCGATCATCCGCCACTCCACCGCGCACGTGCTGGCGCAGGCCGTGCAGCAGGCGTTCCCGGAGGCCAAGCTCGGCATCGGCCCGCCGATCCGCAACGGCTTCTACTACGACTTCGACGTGGAGCGCCCGTTCACGCCCGAGGACCTGAAGGCCCTCGAGAGCCGGATGCAGGCGATCATCAAGCAGGGGCAGCTGTTCTCCCGGCGCCCGGTCGCCGATGAGGACGCCCGCAAGGAACTCGCCGACGAGCCCTACAAGCTGGAGCTGATCGGGCTCAAGGGCAAGGCCTCCTCCGACGACGCCGGCGAGGGCGTGGACGTCGAGGTCGGCGCTGGCGAGCTGACCATCTACGACAACCTGGACGCCAAGACCGGCGACCTGTGCTGGAAGGACCTGTGCCGGGGCCCGCACGTGCCCACGACCCGGTTCATCCCGGCCTTCAAGCTGATGCGCTCGGCGGCCGCCTACTGGCGCGGCAGCGAAAAGAACCCGCAGCTGCAGCGCATCTACGGAACCGCCTGGGAGTCCCGGGACGCGCTCAAGGCGCACCTGGAGTTCCTGGCCGAGGCCGAGAAGCGCGACCACCGCAAGATCGGTGCGGAGCTGGACCTGTTCTCCTTCCCGGACGAGCTCGGTAGCGGTCTGCCGGTCTTCCACCCCAAGGGCGGCACCATCCGTCGGGTCATGGAGGACTACTCCCGTAAGCGGCACGAAGAAGCCGGGTACGAGTTCGTCAACACGCCGCACATCACTAAGGGAAACCTGTACGAGATCTCGGGCCACCTCGACTGGTACAAGGACGGGATGTTCCCGCCCATGGTGCTGGACGAGGGACACGGCAAGCAGGAGTACTACCTGAAGCCGATGAACTGCCCGATGCACAACCTGATCTACCGGGCGCGCGGGAAGTCCTACCGCGACCTGCCGCTGCGGCTGTTCGAATTCGGCACCGTGTACCGCTATGAGAAGTCCGGTGTGGTGCACGGACTGACCCGGGTCCGCGGACTCACGCAGGACGACGCGCACATCTACTGCACCCGCGAGCAGATGCGCGACGAGCTCGTCAGCCTGCTGCGGTTCGTCCTGGACCTGCTGCGCGACTACGGTCTGAACGACTTCTACCTGGAGCTGTCCACCAAGGACCCAGTGAAGTACGTCGGTAGCGACGAGGAGTGGGAACTCGCCACGGACACGCTGCGCGAGGTCGCCGAGGGCGAGGACCTGGAACTGGTCATGGACCCGGGCGGCGCGGCGTTCTACGGTCCCAAGATCTCGGTGCAGGCGCGCGACGCCATCGGCCGGACCTGGCAGATGTCGACCATCCAGCTGGACTTCCAGCTGCCGCAGCGGTTCGACCTGGAGTACCAGGCCGCCGACGGGTCGCGGCAGCGGCCGATCATGATCCACCGCGCGCTGTTCGGCTCCATCGAGCGCTTCTTCGGGGTGCTCACCGAGCACTACGCCGGCGCGTTCCCGGCCTGGCTGGCGCCGGTGCAGGTGGTCGGGATCCCGATCACCGACACGCACGTGCCGTACCTGGAGCTGGTGGCGGCCAAGCTGCGCGCCGAGGGGATCCGGGTCGAGATCGACGCCTCGGACGACCGCATGCAGAAGAAGATCCGCAACGCGCAGAAGCAGAAGATCCCCTACATGCTGCTGGCCGGCGACGACGATGTGGCCAAGGCCGCAGTTTCGTTCCGGTACCGGAGTGGGGAGCAGAACAACGGGGTGCCGGTCGACGAGGCCGTCGCCGAGATCGTGAAGGCGGTGCGGGAGCGGGTCTGA